One segment of Comamonas thiooxydans DNA contains the following:
- the cobW gene encoding cobalamin biosynthesis protein CobW: protein MQTTKIPATIVTGFLGSGKTTLMRHILEQAKGLRVAVIVNEFGELGIDGEILKTCAIGCKEEGGADGQIYELANGCMCCTVQEEFFPVMKALAERRADIDVLLIETSGLALPKPLVQAFQWPDIANVFTVDSVVTVVDTPAAAAGQFAHNPHAVDEQRQADPNLDHDASLHELFEDQLSAADLVVLSKADLVTAEQLGQVRALVAEEVPASVKMIEAVQGQVPLNVLLGQHRAAELSIDDKHSHHDHDEDHDHDAFDSLHLDLGAVDRDRLMLALQSIVEQHGVLRVKGFAALPGKKMRLLVQGVGRRFDAYFDRAWAEGEAAATRLVFIGKQLDANVLRQALLGAQA, encoded by the coding sequence ATGCAAACCACCAAGATCCCCGCCACCATCGTCACCGGCTTTCTCGGCAGCGGCAAGACCACGCTGATGCGCCATATCCTCGAGCAGGCCAAGGGTCTGCGCGTAGCGGTCATCGTCAACGAGTTCGGCGAACTGGGCATTGACGGCGAAATCCTCAAGACCTGTGCCATAGGCTGCAAGGAAGAAGGTGGTGCCGACGGCCAGATCTACGAGCTGGCCAACGGCTGCATGTGCTGCACCGTGCAGGAAGAGTTCTTCCCCGTCATGAAGGCCCTGGCCGAGCGCCGCGCCGACATCGATGTACTGCTGATCGAAACCAGCGGCCTGGCCTTGCCCAAGCCCCTGGTCCAGGCCTTCCAGTGGCCCGATATTGCCAATGTCTTCACCGTCGATTCCGTGGTCACCGTGGTCGACACGCCCGCTGCGGCTGCCGGCCAGTTTGCCCATAACCCGCATGCCGTCGATGAACAGCGTCAGGCCGACCCTAATCTGGACCACGACGCCAGCCTGCACGAGCTGTTCGAGGATCAGCTCTCGGCCGCCGACCTGGTGGTGCTGTCCAAGGCCGATCTGGTCACGGCCGAACAACTCGGCCAGGTGCGTGCCCTGGTGGCCGAAGAGGTGCCAGCCAGTGTGAAGATGATCGAAGCCGTGCAGGGCCAGGTGCCCCTGAACGTGCTGCTGGGCCAGCATCGCGCCGCCGAGCTGTCGATCGACGACAAGCACAGCCACCACGACCATGACGAAGACCATGACCACGATGCCTTCGACTCCCTGCACCTGGACCTGGGTGCCGTGGACCGTGATCGCCTGATGCTGGCCCTGCAGTCCATCGTGGAGCAGCATGGCGTGCTGCGCGTCAAGGGCTTTGCCGCGCTGCCGGGCAAGAAGATGCGTCTGCTGGTACAGGGCGTGGGCCGCCGCTTCGATGCCTATTTCGACCGTGCCTGGGCCGAGGGCGAAGCTGCAGCCACGCGTCTGGTGTTCATCGGCAAGCAGCTGGACGCCAACGTGCTGCGCCAGGCCTTGCTGGGCGCACAGGCATAA
- a CDS encoding iron ABC transporter permease: MMQTAEHPSSAASVSATANAFSAQRRQLALWLAALIALLLLSLTLAITLGPVRMAPQLAWQITAHEIGLQLNNLGLSFGGSGGDWTVAQQQIVWRVRLPRVLLAALAGAGLAVVGVAMQAMVRNPLADPYLLGVSSGASVGAVSVLAFGTLAFAGELALPLGAFGGALAACTTVYFLAHAHGRLLASRLILGGVAIAYCLGGVTSLIVLTADQRELANSVLTWTLGSLAGTRWDELGLPALLLLAGVVLLLTQARSLNALLAGEETAMTLGVDTTRTRRWLFVLVSLVTGVLVALTGPIGFVGLIVPHVTRMLVGAEHRSVLPVAALVGAIFLVWVDVFSRISFAPAEVPVGVITSLLGGPFFVWMLCRKNSRERLSL; the protein is encoded by the coding sequence ATGATGCAGACCGCCGAGCACCCAAGCAGTGCGGCTTCGGTCAGCGCCACCGCCAATGCTTTCTCGGCCCAGCGCCGTCAACTGGCACTGTGGCTGGCGGCGTTGATCGCGCTGCTGCTGCTTTCGCTCACGCTGGCCATCACGCTGGGGCCGGTGCGCATGGCGCCGCAACTGGCATGGCAGATCACGGCGCATGAAATAGGCCTGCAGCTCAACAACCTGGGCTTGAGCTTTGGTGGGTCCGGAGGTGACTGGACCGTGGCCCAGCAGCAAATCGTCTGGCGGGTGCGCCTGCCGCGCGTGCTGCTGGCCGCTCTGGCCGGAGCAGGTCTGGCCGTGGTGGGCGTGGCCATGCAAGCCATGGTGCGCAATCCCTTGGCCGACCCCTATCTGCTGGGCGTGTCGTCTGGCGCTTCGGTAGGCGCGGTCAGCGTACTGGCCTTTGGCACACTGGCCTTTGCGGGCGAGCTGGCCCTGCCGCTGGGCGCTTTTGGCGGTGCGCTGGCCGCCTGCACCACGGTGTATTTTCTCGCCCATGCCCACGGCAGGCTACTGGCCTCGCGCCTGATTCTGGGTGGCGTGGCCATTGCCTACTGCCTGGGCGGCGTCACCAGCCTGATCGTGCTCACGGCCGATCAGCGCGAGCTGGCTAACTCGGTGCTGACCTGGACACTGGGCAGCCTGGCCGGCACGCGCTGGGACGAGCTGGGCCTGCCAGCCTTGCTGCTGCTGGCTGGCGTGGTTCTGCTGCTGACGCAGGCGCGCTCACTCAATGCCCTGCTCGCGGGCGAGGAAACCGCCATGACGCTGGGCGTGGACACCACGCGCACAAGGCGCTGGCTGTTTGTGCTGGTTTCCCTGGTCACCGGCGTGCTGGTGGCACTGACAGGCCCAATCGGCTTTGTGGGCCTCATCGTGCCTCATGTCACGCGCATGCTTGTGGGGGCCGAGCATCGCAGCGTGCTGCCCGTGGCGGCGCTGGTGGGCGCCATCTTCCTGGTCTGGGTCGATGTGTTCTCGCGCATCAGCTTTGCCCCGGCCGAAGTGCCTGTGGGCGTCATCACCTCGCTGCTGGGCGGCCCCTTCTTTGTCTGGATGCTGTGCCGCAAGAATTCCCGGGAAAGGCTGAGCCTGTGA
- a CDS encoding TonB-dependent siderophore receptor, with translation MKSFALPAALIGLAPALTLAAEPSANSSSPSTFSSAAQLPTVQVTDNAPGGLGLSQPTTSGSRTGIATRDLPASLDYVDEQTWQERGDSRMADIIGRTVGMTPLSATSYSSLSFSTRGFTGTNSVGIAEDGVRLSVASSTTPYPANSWGYERVEVLRGPASIVYGTGTVGATANVVRKQPSKETVREVLVGAGSHGTAKLGLGMGGALSDTLSYRLDAYGHHTNGEHDMSRASGGKLMSTLRWQPTAALRMELLADVSDEKPARYFGTPTMNGAIVPELLGRNFNTADSDIRIKDKRVRARVQYQVNDWLSVSNELYHFKADRYWRNIEAYSYNPSKQQVTLGDYLELAHDLAQTGNRLETTIQAGAHKVVAGWEVSRARFNFARNDYAGSATIGVNEPSLGYWPNTSPMLPSYRTQATTHDFYAEDAWTLSDKWLLLAGIRRALTDFERNDLVGSGSFDKRLNGTAWRLGLTHKLSAQTSLYGQLSQGHDPVTNVLTLNLGNSPFKLTTARQIELGLKQQFAQGQGEWTAAAYRIEKKDIITRDPNNALLSVQGGKQSSQGLELSAVMRLSPNWRLEGNYAFVDAKYDQLIEAGGADRSGKRPTNVARNTANLWAHYTTHNTLGRWQASLGARAVGSRFADNANTARSGGYTVWDAALSWRPQPHSTYRLTLRNLTDKLYTYSAVSSARAAQAYPGEGRRVDLTAEFTF, from the coding sequence ATGAAATCTTTCGCCCTGCCTGCTGCCCTGATCGGCTTGGCACCTGCCTTGACCTTGGCCGCAGAACCTTCGGCCAACAGCTCAAGCCCCTCCACTTTCTCCTCGGCAGCACAACTGCCCACCGTACAGGTCACGGACAACGCCCCTGGCGGACTGGGTCTGTCGCAGCCAACAACATCGGGCAGCCGGACCGGCATCGCCACCCGCGACCTGCCCGCCAGCCTCGACTATGTGGACGAGCAGACCTGGCAGGAGCGCGGTGACAGCCGAATGGCCGACATCATCGGCCGCACCGTGGGCATGACGCCACTGTCTGCAACCAGCTACAGCAGCCTGTCCTTCAGCACGCGCGGCTTCACCGGCACCAACTCGGTGGGCATCGCCGAAGACGGCGTGCGCCTGAGCGTGGCCTCGTCGACCACGCCCTACCCTGCCAACAGCTGGGGCTATGAGCGCGTGGAAGTGCTGCGCGGCCCTGCCTCCATCGTCTATGGCACGGGTACCGTGGGCGCCACGGCCAATGTGGTGCGCAAGCAGCCCAGCAAGGAGACGGTGCGCGAAGTACTGGTCGGGGCCGGCTCGCACGGTACGGCCAAGCTTGGTCTGGGCATGGGCGGCGCACTGAGCGACACGCTGAGCTACCGCCTGGATGCCTATGGCCACCACACAAATGGCGAGCACGACATGAGCCGCGCCAGCGGCGGCAAGCTGATGAGCACGCTGCGCTGGCAACCCACGGCGGCCCTGCGCATGGAACTGCTGGCCGATGTCAGCGACGAAAAACCTGCACGCTATTTCGGCACGCCCACCATGAACGGTGCCATCGTGCCCGAGCTGCTGGGACGCAACTTCAACACCGCTGACAGCGATATCCGCATCAAGGACAAGCGCGTGCGCGCCCGTGTCCAGTACCAGGTCAACGACTGGCTGAGCGTGAGCAACGAGCTCTACCATTTCAAGGCCGACCGCTACTGGCGCAACATCGAAGCCTATAGCTACAACCCCAGCAAGCAGCAAGTGACGCTGGGTGACTATCTGGAGCTGGCCCACGATCTGGCCCAGACCGGCAATCGGCTGGAAACTACCATCCAGGCCGGTGCACACAAAGTAGTAGCGGGCTGGGAGGTAAGCCGCGCCCGGTTCAACTTTGCACGCAACGACTATGCGGGCAGCGCGACCATCGGCGTGAACGAGCCCTCGCTGGGCTACTGGCCCAATACTTCGCCCATGCTGCCAAGTTATCGCACTCAGGCCACCACGCATGACTTCTATGCCGAGGATGCCTGGACGCTGAGCGACAAATGGCTGCTGCTGGCCGGCATACGCCGCGCCCTCACGGACTTTGAGCGCAATGACCTGGTGGGCAGCGGCTCCTTCGACAAACGTCTGAACGGAACGGCCTGGCGCCTGGGTCTGACGCACAAGCTCAGTGCCCAGACCAGCCTCTACGGCCAGCTATCCCAAGGCCATGACCCCGTCACCAATGTGCTGACCCTGAACCTGGGCAACAGCCCCTTCAAGCTGACCACGGCACGCCAGATTGAGCTGGGCCTGAAGCAGCAGTTCGCCCAGGGCCAGGGCGAATGGACGGCCGCTGCCTATCGCATCGAGAAGAAAGACATCATCACGCGCGACCCGAACAACGCTTTGCTGTCCGTGCAAGGCGGCAAGCAAAGCTCGCAGGGGCTGGAGCTGAGCGCGGTGATGCGCCTGTCACCCAACTGGCGCCTTGAGGGTAATTACGCCTTTGTCGACGCCAAGTATGACCAACTGATCGAAGCCGGTGGCGCCGACCGCTCCGGCAAGCGTCCCACCAACGTGGCGCGCAACACCGCCAATCTGTGGGCCCACTACACCACCCACAACACCCTGGGCCGCTGGCAGGCATCGCTGGGCGCACGTGCAGTGGGCAGCCGCTTTGCGGACAACGCCAACACCGCGCGCAGTGGCGGCTACACCGTCTGGGATGCTGCACTGAGCTGGCGTCCCCAGCCGCACAGCACCTATCGACTGACGCTGCGCAACCTGACGGACAAGCTCTACACCTACTCGGCCGTCTCCAGCGCCAGGGCGGCACAGGCTTACCCGGGTGAGGGGCGGCGCGTCGATCTCACGGCCGAGTTCACGTTCTAA
- a CDS encoding (2Fe-2S) ferredoxin domain-containing protein — MTQTSNEPTPSLPAANTGLAIVLLSRGAAYAGGLTELSDLATQLEARLAAAQTPVLRVQPAFVDRAQPALPEALDLCADADQILILPVMVPDEASLRRWLHKLIMRWRAKQQAEGQPGKHAPRIVFAQPLLQLPTLAELLAATIPSALQQPDVPQLLADEDWERDPKAWSQVPEHQHHVLWCVGPRCAAKGAVALWPQLARTVQQNPLLKKQVMLLQTSCQYPCNHGPLMIAYPEGVWYGPMDATTIEPVLTAHVQQHDCPHEHLRVHGPRPALHESVLPVEFPC; from the coding sequence ATGACCCAGACCAGCAATGAGCCCACGCCCTCTTTACCTGCAGCCAACACCGGCCTGGCCATCGTACTGCTCAGCCGCGGTGCGGCCTATGCGGGCGGCCTGACGGAACTGAGCGATCTGGCAACGCAGCTTGAGGCCCGGCTGGCTGCCGCACAAACGCCTGTGCTGCGTGTGCAACCCGCCTTTGTGGACCGAGCACAGCCTGCCTTGCCCGAAGCGCTGGACCTGTGCGCCGATGCCGATCAGATCCTGATCCTGCCCGTGATGGTGCCCGACGAGGCGTCGCTGCGCCGCTGGCTGCACAAGCTCATCATGCGCTGGCGCGCCAAGCAACAGGCTGAAGGGCAACCCGGCAAACACGCCCCTCGCATCGTGTTTGCTCAACCCCTGCTGCAGTTGCCGACGTTGGCCGAGCTGCTGGCCGCCACCATTCCCAGCGCACTGCAACAGCCCGATGTGCCGCAATTGCTGGCCGATGAAGACTGGGAGCGCGACCCCAAAGCCTGGTCCCAAGTGCCGGAGCACCAGCACCATGTGCTGTGGTGCGTGGGCCCACGCTGCGCGGCCAAGGGAGCCGTCGCGCTGTGGCCGCAACTGGCACGCACCGTGCAGCAAAACCCGCTGCTCAAAAAGCAGGTAATGCTGCTGCAAACCAGCTGCCAGTACCCGTGCAACCATGGCCCGCTGATGATCGCCTACCCCGAAGGCGTGTGGTACGGCCCCATGGATGCTACGACGATCGAGCCCGTGCTGACAGCCCATGTGCAGCAGCATGACTGCCCCCACGAACACCTGCGCGTGCATGGGCCACGGCCCGCACTGCACGAATCAGTTTTACCTGTCGAATTTCCCTGTTGA
- a CDS encoding ABC transporter substrate-binding protein yields MKSFKYIRQQLLLLKQPLWFVAMLASAAALSACGESHQAGSIPQASTSKAAKTALTIDVCTQPVVYDKVPQRAVVHGINLLEMFLALGLQDRLVGYGGLRDISRLPTTMQPLLAGVPDLSSQGMNLETLLNAQPDFVFSGWSYGFRPGQITPASLKELGIASYVLSESCIRQVARERVSLEDTFNDLLNLGRIFDIEARAQALVGKQRAQLQRVTDALQNVSHKPKVFVFDSGTDIPVTTGRYAMPQAMIEAAGATNIFDDLDSSWMRGNWEDVIAREPDWIVIVDNDRPVADGKRQFLLAKPELAHLKAIREQKFVLLEFAEATPGPRNVAATQRLAHALHPEQIPEQVSEP; encoded by the coding sequence ATGAAGTCCTTTAAGTACATTCGCCAGCAGCTCCTGTTACTGAAGCAACCACTATGGTTTGTCGCGATGCTGGCTTCGGCAGCAGCGCTCAGCGCCTGCGGCGAAAGCCATCAGGCCGGCAGCATCCCGCAAGCCTCAACCAGCAAGGCGGCAAAAACAGCGCTCACCATCGATGTCTGCACCCAGCCCGTGGTCTATGACAAAGTTCCGCAGCGTGCCGTGGTGCACGGCATCAATCTGCTGGAGATGTTTCTTGCCCTGGGCCTGCAGGACAGGCTTGTGGGCTATGGCGGTCTGCGCGACATCAGCCGCCTGCCCACCACCATGCAGCCGCTGCTGGCCGGCGTGCCCGATCTGTCCAGCCAGGGCATGAACCTGGAGACCCTGCTCAACGCCCAGCCGGACTTTGTCTTCAGCGGCTGGTCCTATGGCTTCAGACCCGGCCAGATCACTCCTGCCAGCCTCAAGGAGCTGGGCATTGCCAGCTATGTGCTCAGCGAATCCTGCATACGCCAGGTGGCTCGCGAGCGCGTTTCGCTGGAAGACACTTTCAACGACCTGCTCAACCTGGGCCGCATCTTTGACATCGAGGCACGCGCCCAGGCGCTGGTGGGCAAGCAGCGCGCCCAGCTGCAGCGCGTGACCGATGCCCTCCAGAACGTGAGCCACAAACCCAAGGTCTTTGTGTTTGACAGCGGCACAGACATCCCCGTCACCACGGGCCGCTATGCCATGCCCCAGGCCATGATCGAGGCCGCGGGCGCAACGAATATCTTTGACGATCTGGACAGCAGCTGGATGCGCGGCAACTGGGAAGACGTGATTGCCCGCGAACCGGACTGGATAGTCATCGTCGATAACGACAGGCCCGTGGCCGACGGCAAACGCCAGTTTCTACTGGCCAAGCCCGAGCTGGCCCACCTCAAGGCCATACGCGAGCAAAAGTTCGTGCTGCTGGAGTTTGCCGAGGCAACGCCAGGCCCGCGCAATGTCGCCGCCACCCAGCGCCTGGCCCATGCGCTGCACCCCGAGCAGATACCCGAGCAGGTGAGCGAGCCATGA
- the cobN gene encoding cobaltochelatase subunit CobN, protein MHLLSTRPGGFVEDDSIITRLDQTPADMVVLSSADTTLSLLADAYRMWQQAETAVPTLRLANLLHLRQSASLDLYIDEVLQHARLVIVDHLGAESTWPYGIEQLQKLARRKGQKLAMFSGDNQEDPELLAKGTLEPEQSRALWQYLRAGGLGNAREFLRMGAAWGLNQGREAAPVRVLPPVAVHVPQSWMDDAAGHLPGLDDLQARWRPGAPVAMLVFYRSHLLAANTEAFDLMADALLARGLNPLPLALESLKDGLCLQTLRSLCIAHQVQIILNTTAFAALGEHARTGEAADALAGDIPVLQVIASGSNREDWLADSQGLRPRDIAMQVVLPEMDGRIMTRAMSFKGLAHRCELTQTDVISYQAEPDRVAWIAELAWRWCQLRSKPAAQKKAALILANYPGSEARMGSGVGLDTPESVIALLDQLAGDGWQLGDAAERPDSGLALMGLLQQGIANDPKKWPLRPASQGYSLQAYQQRLAQLPGDMAQAIAARWGAPEQDPMLRDGWFMIAGLQLGHVFVGIQPARALDGRNDYASYHDAELVPPHHYLAFYFWLRDVFGVDAMVHVGKHGNLEWLPGKSLALSQQCWPDAILGPLPHVYPFIVNDPGEGAQAKRRSQAVIIDHLMPPLTRAENHGPMQELERLVDEYYEALLVDLRRSGMLRKQILDCARQQDLLRELGLETADAQPDADEQLLERIDAYLCELKETQIRDGLHVFGRSPQGQLRESTLLSLARYPGNAGSEQGLLNALAADLLPDMDWNPLDMDAAAPWNGPRPAALQQQDAGAWRHGGDTRERLELLALQVIARPELARDWPHTLRVLTRIEQQIAPSLDACGPQELLQFSRALQGRFVPPGPSGSPSRGRCDTLPTGRNFYTVDTRAIPTQTAWALGQQSAQRLLERYLQEHGEYPQAIGLSVWGTATMRTGGDDIAQAFALIGVRPKWAAGSQRVTDFEVIPAVGLRRPRVDVTLRISGFFRDAFPNVVQMFDAAVRAVAELDEDAEDNPIRARVLRDTQAAMDQGLIAETAREQALWRVFGAPTGSYGASMHEMLRTGQWTDAGDFARHYLHWGAYAYGQQADGVPARAALERRLQALDVVLQNQDSREHDLLDSSEYYQHQGGMVAAVRHLGGSDPAVYHGDHGNPQSARIRSLAEEIGRVVRARVTNPKWIAGAMRHGYKGGFEMAATVDYLFGFDATTALVSDQHYAMVTQAYVEDESVRQFLRQHNPQALGDIVSRLLEAIDRGMWEKPGEHRQSLLAQMLEHEEFMEGQLSQ, encoded by the coding sequence ATGCACCTGCTCAGCACCCGCCCCGGTGGCTTTGTCGAAGACGACAGCATCATCACCCGTCTGGACCAGACGCCTGCAGACATGGTGGTGCTCAGTTCCGCAGACACCACGCTGTCGCTGCTGGCCGATGCCTACCGGATGTGGCAGCAAGCCGAAACCGCTGTCCCCACGCTGCGGCTCGCCAACCTGCTGCACCTACGCCAGAGCGCCTCGCTCGATCTGTATATCGACGAGGTGCTGCAGCATGCCAGGCTGGTCATCGTCGATCATCTTGGAGCCGAATCCACCTGGCCCTACGGCATAGAGCAGCTGCAGAAGCTGGCGCGCCGCAAGGGCCAGAAACTGGCCATGTTCTCGGGCGACAACCAAGAGGATCCGGAGCTGCTGGCCAAGGGCACGCTGGAGCCCGAGCAAAGCCGTGCGCTGTGGCAGTACCTGCGCGCCGGCGGCCTGGGCAATGCGCGCGAGTTTCTGCGCATGGGGGCGGCCTGGGGTTTGAACCAGGGCCGCGAGGCAGCGCCCGTGCGTGTGCTGCCCCCCGTGGCCGTGCATGTGCCGCAAAGCTGGATGGATGACGCTGCAGGGCATCTGCCGGGCCTCGACGACCTGCAGGCACGCTGGCGGCCCGGCGCGCCCGTGGCCATGCTGGTGTTCTACCGCTCGCATCTGCTGGCGGCCAATACCGAGGCCTTCGACCTCATGGCCGACGCCCTGCTCGCGCGCGGCCTGAACCCGCTGCCCCTGGCCCTGGAGTCGCTCAAGGACGGGCTGTGTCTGCAGACGCTGCGCTCCCTGTGCATCGCCCACCAGGTGCAGATCATTCTCAACACCACGGCGTTTGCCGCACTGGGAGAGCATGCGCGCACCGGCGAAGCGGCCGATGCGCTGGCGGGCGACATCCCTGTGCTGCAGGTGATTGCCAGTGGCAGCAACCGCGAAGACTGGCTGGCCGACAGCCAGGGCCTGCGCCCACGCGACATTGCCATGCAGGTGGTGCTGCCCGAGATGGACGGCCGCATCATGACGCGCGCCATGAGCTTCAAGGGCCTGGCCCATCGCTGCGAGCTGACGCAGACCGATGTGATCAGCTACCAGGCAGAGCCCGACCGCGTCGCCTGGATTGCCGAGCTGGCCTGGCGCTGGTGCCAGCTGCGCAGCAAGCCTGCGGCGCAGAAGAAAGCCGCGCTGATACTGGCCAACTACCCGGGCAGCGAGGCACGCATGGGCAGCGGCGTGGGTCTCGATACGCCGGAATCCGTGATCGCCCTGCTCGATCAGCTGGCTGGTGACGGCTGGCAGCTGGGGGATGCTGCCGAGCGGCCCGACTCCGGCCTGGCACTGATGGGCCTGCTGCAACAAGGCATTGCCAATGACCCGAAAAAATGGCCCCTGCGCCCCGCAAGCCAGGGCTATTCGCTGCAGGCCTATCAACAGCGCCTGGCACAGCTGCCCGGCGACATGGCCCAGGCCATCGCCGCCCGCTGGGGTGCGCCCGAGCAAGACCCCATGCTGCGCGATGGCTGGTTCATGATTGCCGGCCTGCAACTGGGCCATGTCTTCGTGGGCATACAGCCCGCGCGCGCGCTCGATGGACGAAATGACTACGCCAGCTATCACGACGCCGAACTGGTGCCGCCCCATCACTATCTGGCGTTCTACTTCTGGCTGCGCGATGTGTTCGGCGTGGACGCCATGGTCCATGTCGGCAAGCATGGCAATCTGGAATGGCTTCCCGGCAAGAGCCTGGCACTGTCCCAGCAATGCTGGCCCGATGCCATTCTCGGCCCGCTGCCGCATGTCTATCCCTTCATCGTCAACGACCCCGGCGAAGGCGCGCAGGCCAAGCGTCGCAGCCAGGCCGTCATCATCGACCACCTGATGCCGCCGCTCACGCGCGCCGAAAATCACGGCCCCATGCAGGAGCTGGAGCGTCTGGTGGACGAATACTACGAAGCCCTGCTGGTCGATCTGCGTCGCTCCGGCATGCTGCGCAAGCAGATTCTGGACTGCGCCAGACAGCAGGATCTGCTGCGCGAACTCGGCCTCGAAACGGCGGACGCGCAGCCAGATGCCGACGAGCAGCTGCTGGAACGCATCGATGCCTATCTGTGCGAACTCAAGGAAACCCAGATCCGTGACGGCCTGCATGTCTTCGGTCGCTCCCCCCAGGGTCAGCTGCGCGAATCCACCCTGCTCTCGCTGGCGCGCTATCCCGGCAATGCCGGCAGCGAGCAGGGCCTGCTCAACGCACTGGCAGCCGACCTGCTGCCGGACATGGACTGGAACCCGCTGGACATGGATGCCGCCGCGCCCTGGAACGGCCCGCGCCCGGCCGCGCTGCAGCAGCAGGATGCCGGTGCCTGGCGCCACGGCGGCGACACGCGCGAGCGGCTCGAGCTGCTGGCCCTGCAGGTCATTGCCCGGCCCGAACTGGCCCGCGACTGGCCGCACACACTACGAGTGCTGACGCGCATAGAGCAGCAGATTGCACCGTCACTGGACGCCTGCGGCCCGCAGGAGCTACTGCAGTTCTCGCGCGCACTGCAAGGGCGCTTTGTGCCGCCCGGGCCCAGCGGCTCGCCCTCGCGCGGGCGCTGCGACACCTTGCCCACAGGGCGCAACTTCTACACCGTGGACACCCGCGCCATCCCCACCCAGACCGCCTGGGCGCTGGGACAGCAGTCCGCGCAGCGCCTGCTGGAGCGCTATCTGCAGGAGCACGGCGAATATCCGCAGGCCATCGGTCTTTCCGTCTGGGGAACAGCCACCATGCGTACCGGCGGTGACGATATCGCCCAGGCCTTTGCCCTGATCGGGGTTCGCCCCAAATGGGCAGCCGGCAGCCAGCGCGTGACCGACTTTGAAGTCATTCCCGCCGTGGGGCTGCGTCGCCCGCGCGTCGACGTGACGCTGCGCATCAGCGGCTTTTTCCGCGATGCCTTTCCCAATGTGGTGCAGATGTTCGATGCCGCGGTGCGTGCCGTGGCCGAGCTCGATGAGGACGCCGAGGACAACCCCATCCGCGCGCGCGTGCTGCGAGATACGCAGGCAGCCATGGATCAGGGCCTGATCGCCGAAACGGCCCGCGAACAGGCGCTGTGGCGCGTTTTCGGAGCGCCCACCGGCAGCTACGGCGCCAGCATGCACGAGATGCTGCGCACCGGCCAGTGGACCGATGCTGGCGATTTTGCACGCCACTATCTGCACTGGGGTGCCTATGCCTACGGCCAGCAGGCCGATGGCGTGCCGGCCCGCGCCGCACTGGAGCGGCGACTGCAGGCACTCGATGTGGTGCTGCAGAACCAGGACAGCCGCGAGCATGACCTGCTGGACTCCAGCGAGTACTACCAGCATCAGGGCGGCATGGTGGCGGCCGTTCGGCACCTCGGCGGCAGCGACCCTGCCGTCTATCATGGCGACCACGGCAATCCTCAGTCTGCCAGGATTCGCTCCCTGGCCGAGGAGATAGGCCGTGTGGTGCGCGCCCGCGTCACCAACCCAAAGTGGATTGCGGGTGCCATGCGCCACGGCTACAAGGGCGGCTTCGAGATGGCGGCGACGGTGGACTATCTGTTCGGCTTCGATGCCACCACCGCGCTGGTATCGGACCAGCATTACGCCATGGTCACCCAGGCCTATGTGGAAGATGAGAGCGTGCGCCAGTTTCTGCGCCAGCACAATCCACAGGCGCTGGGCGATATCGTTTCGCGCCTGCTGGAAGCCATAGACCGCGGCATGTGGGAG
- a CDS encoding ABC transporter ATP-binding protein, translated as MLQAHQAQAPSHSELLLQASQLNFQAAAAHIVRDVSLQVARGQFVGLLGPNGSGKSTLLRMIYRILRPASGTVCMQERDVWRHSARDNARAMAVLAQENANEFDLRVRDVVLMGRTPHQSAFDKDSAQDFAIVAQSLARVQAQPLAERMFSTLSGGEKQRVLMARALAQQAPLLVLDEPTNHLDVRHQFELMNLIRGLSLTTLAALHELPLAAHYCDRIYLLQHGALVAQGTPNEVLTPETIARVYGVRAQVHTSARTGKPVIEFMPDELL; from the coding sequence ATGCTCCAAGCCCATCAAGCTCAGGCACCCAGCCACAGCGAACTGCTTTTGCAGGCCAGTCAGCTCAACTTTCAGGCCGCAGCGGCGCATATCGTGCGTGATGTCAGCCTGCAGGTGGCGCGTGGCCAGTTCGTGGGCCTGCTCGGGCCCAACGGCAGTGGCAAGTCCACGCTGCTGCGCATGATCTACCGTATCCTCAGACCCGCCAGCGGCACGGTCTGTATGCAGGAGCGCGACGTCTGGCGGCACAGTGCCCGCGACAACGCCCGTGCCATGGCCGTGCTGGCACAGGAAAATGCCAACGAGTTCGATCTGCGCGTGCGCGATGTGGTGCTGATGGGACGCACGCCGCACCAAAGCGCCTTTGACAAAGACAGCGCGCAAGACTTTGCCATCGTCGCCCAGTCGCTGGCGCGGGTGCAGGCCCAGCCACTGGCCGAGCGCATGTTTTCTACGCTCTCGGGCGGTGAGAAGCAGCGCGTGCTCATGGCCCGCGCACTGGCCCAACAGGCACCGCTGCTGGTGCTGGATGAGCCCACCAACCACCTCGACGTGCGCCACCAGTTCGAGCTGATGAATCTGATTCGCGGCCTGAGCCTGACCACTTTGGCCGCTCTGCACGAGCTGCCGCTGGCCGCGCATTACTGCGACCGCATTTACCTATTGCAGCACGGTGCACTGGTGGCGCAAGGCACTCCGAACGAGGTGCTGACGCCAGAGACCATTGCCCGTGTCTACGGCGTGCGCGCCCAGGTGCACACTAGCGCACGCACGGGCAAGCCCGTGATCGAATTCATGCCGGATGAGCTGCTATGA